In the genome of Oryzomonas sagensis, one region contains:
- a CDS encoding V-type ATP synthase subunit D, whose amino-acid sequence MIHPTRTNLLLLKEKARSVTGSVGILTARRLALIREILAISTPFLQSRAEVKKAYTRALTEMALASGLEGDDFVGSLPMGTARDVGVEVGERNVMGLRYREIQVQGEVRRPPDERGYDCRFTTPHLEEAIGLFEEIVAEMLVIAAFEVRMKRLGEEVVRVTRRIRVLEERVLPGLQSEIRAIAHYIGERERESFYRLKRFKEQRSG is encoded by the coding sequence ATGATCCACCCGACCCGCACCAACCTGCTGCTGCTCAAGGAAAAGGCCCGCTCCGTGACCGGGAGCGTCGGCATCCTCACGGCCCGCCGCCTGGCCCTGATCCGAGAGATCCTGGCCATCTCCACCCCCTTCCTCCAGTCTCGGGCCGAGGTGAAAAAGGCCTACACCAGGGCCCTGACCGAGATGGCGCTTGCCAGTGGCCTGGAGGGGGACGATTTCGTCGGATCGCTCCCCATGGGGACTGCCCGGGATGTGGGGGTGGAGGTGGGGGAGCGGAACGTCATGGGGCTCCGTTACCGGGAAATCCAGGTCCAGGGGGAGGTGCGCCGCCCCCCGGACGAGCGGGGCTACGACTGCCGCTTCACCACTCCGCACCTGGAGGAGGCCATCGGCCTCTTCGAGGAGATCGTGGCGGAGATGTTGGTGATCGCCGCCTTCGAGGTGCGCATGAAGCGGCTGGGGGAAGAGGTGGTCCGGGTGACGCGACGGATCAGGGTGCTGGAGGAGCGGGTGCTCCCCGGCCTGCAAAGCGAGATCAGGGCAATCGCCCACTATATCGGCGAGCGGGAGCGGGAATCCTTCTACCGCCTGAAGCGTTTCAAGGAGCAGCGGAGCGGATGA
- a CDS encoding antA/AntB antirepressor family protein, whose amino-acid sequence MACRVAVGDVKALILPQFNVKYKSGTTSLVTGRNTRKCHQIVNVRGLHGFFGISRGFSNWIKDQVARARLVENRNYLLTEKGEQLPSGMKHLKKYYLTTDSAKHIAKMSRPDKGFEVRDYFIECERRAVPVMAAGTASGASIGPHRLGGFRHRERESIHYTGWDPLP is encoded by the coding sequence ATGGCATGCCGGGTGGCAGTGGGTGATGTTAAGGCCCTGATACTACCGCAATTTAACGTGAAATACAAATCGGGCACCACGTCCCTAGTGACAGGCAGGAACACCAGGAAATGCCACCAAATCGTCAACGTCAGGGGCCTCCATGGATTTTTTGGCATCTCTAGGGGCTTCAGTAATTGGATCAAGGATCAGGTCGCCAGGGCAAGACTTGTGGAAAACCGAAACTACCTGCTCACCGAAAAAGGGGAGCAGCTCCCCAGCGGGATGAAGCACCTCAAGAAATACTATCTCACCACTGATTCGGCCAAGCACATTGCCAAGATGTCCAGGCCCGACAAGGGCTTTGAAGTCCGGGACTACTTCATCGAGTGTGAACGCCGGGCAGTTCCGGTAATGGCGGCAGGGACGGCTTCAGGTGCCAGTATCGGCCCTCATCGTCTTGGCGGGTTTCGGCATCGGGAAAGAGAGAGCATCCATTATACCGGATGGGACCCTTTACCATAA